The Deinococcus carri genome segment AACTGCTGGGCATCATCACCAACCGCGACATGCGCTTCGTGGACGACCTCGCCACGCCGGTCGCGGACGTGATGACGCGCGAGGACCTGGTGACGGTGCCGGTGGGTACCACGCTGGAGGCCGCGCAGGAGATGTTCAAGCGCCACCGCATCGAGAAACTGCTCGTGACCGACGAGGCCGGGTTCCTGCGGGGCCTGATCACCATCAAGGACCTCACCAAGCGCGTGAAGTATCCCCGCGCTGCCAAGGACAGCCTGGGCCGCCTGCGGGTGGCCGCTGCCATCGGCGTCAGTGCCGACCTGATGGACCGGGCCGGGGCACTGGTCGCGGCGGGCGCGGACGTGCTGGTGCTCGACAGCGCGCACGGCCACAGCCAGGGCATTCTGAACGCGCTGACGCGGGTCAAGGAAACCTTCGACGTGGACGTGATCGCCGGGAACATCGCCACCCGTGCCGGGGCGCGCGACCTGATCGCGGCGGGGGCGGACGCGGTGAAGGTCGGGATAGGGCCGGGTTCGATCTGCACCACCCGCGTCGTCACCGGGGTCGGCGTGCCGCAGATCACCGCCATCTTCGAGGCGGCGGAGGCCGCGCTGGAGGCCGGAATTCCCATCATCGCGGACGGCGGCATCAAGCAGACCGGTGACGTGCCCAAGGCGATTGCCGCCGGGGCCAGCGCCGTGATGATGGGCAGCATGCTGGCCGGAACCGACGAGGCCCCCGGCGAGCTGGTGCTGCGCGACGGCCGCCGCTACAAGAGCTACCGGGGCATGGGGTCCCTGGGCGCGATGGATCAGGGGTCCAGCGACCGCTACTTCCAGTCGGGCAGCCGCAAGTTCGTGCCCGAGGGCATCGAGGGCATCATCGCCTACAAGGGCACGGCGGGCGAGGTCATCTACCAGTTCGTCGGCGGCCTGCGCAGCTCCATGGGCTACTGCGGCGCACCCGACCTGCCCACCCTGCGGGGCACCGCCCAGTTTGTCCGCATCACCGGCGCGAGCCTGGTCGAAAGCCACCCGCACGGCGTGACGATCACCAAGGAAGCGCCGAACTACGGCGGGAGGTAGGCGGGAAGCGGTGCGCGGGACGCGGGAAAAGATGTTTCACTGCATCCCGCGCACCGCGTACTGCGTCCCAACTCCTACTGCCCGCACCCCACCACGCTTTACGCTGTTCCCGTGAAGCGCCTTTTGACCGCCCCCCGCGAACCCGTGAATGCCCTGACGCACTGGGGCGGGGCGCTGGCGGCCCTGATCGTGCTGGGGCCGCTGCTGTGGTGGGCGGACACACGCGGGCTGCACCTGTGGCCCTTCTTGGTGTTCGGGCTGAGCATGGTGGCGCTGTATGCCGCCAGCGCCAGCTACCATTCCTTCCGGCCGGGCGAGCGCGGGTTGCTGTGGCTGCGCAAGCTCGACCACGCGGGCATCTTCCTGCTGATTGCGGGCAGCTACACCCCCATCGCGTACTACGGGCTGGACGGCCTGTGGCGCGACGTGGTGCTGTGGGTGATCTGGGGCATCGCCGCAGCGGGTATTGCCCTGAAGGTGCTCACCATGCGCCTGCCGCGCTGGGTCAGCACGCTGCTGTACCTGGGCATGGGCTGGCTGGCCCTCGCCTTTCTGCCGCAGCTCGCGCGCAACCTGCCGCCCGCCGCGATCTTCTGGCTGGCGGTGGGGGGCGTGCTGTACTCCATCGGCGCGGTGATCTACGGCACCAAGCGCTGGAATCCCCGCCCCGGCTTCGGCTTCCATGAAATCTGGCACCTGTTTGTTCTGGGCGGGACCGGCGCACATGTGGCGATGATGTTTCACCTGCGCTGAGGGAAAAGGTTTGTTGATGCCCGCTTTTCTCGTCCTGAAAGATTGACCTGAGAGCAGAGGGACCATAAGCTGTGCTGGCCTGCGGGCGGGTTACATGACAAGCGGGAAGCGGAGAGAACGTCCTCAGAAAGAGGAAACCCCAGTGCTCGTAACACTGGGGCCACTGAAAGGTGGTGATTCTCTACGCGACACAAGAAGCGTACCACGCAACGGAAACGCCAGCAACTGCTGACGCCGAAACGTGTGGCGGCCTGGGCTGGGGCAGTTTCGGCTGTCCTGCTCGCCGTCAAGCTCTTGCCAAACGATCATCAAACTGATCTTCCTCCCTTGATCTGAACCTCTCGTGCGCCCCCGCCGCGTCCCCAGCTCTCCCAAGGGCAAACCCCCGACCTCGTGCCGGGGGTTCTTGCTGCGGCGTTGCTGCCTACACGCCCAACGCTATACGCCCACGGTCCGCTCGACCCAGTTCTGAACGCTGGCGATGATGTTGCCGATGGGGCCGCGCGCCAGGTAGATAAAGGCCATCACGATCAGGAAGCTGAAGGGCTGGGCCTCGAACTGGGCCAGGCTGCGGCCCAGGGACGGCACCAGCGCCCCCAAGATGCGGCTGCCGTCGAGCAGCGGGATGGGAATCAGGTTGAAGACGGCCAGGACCACGTTGATGCCCAGCACGATGCCCAGGATGCTGATCGCCAGCCCGTTCCCGGCAAAGACCCGCATCAGCAGGGCCGTGATCAGGGCCAGCAGCAGGTTGCTGATCGGCCCGGCGGCGGCCACCCAGAAGGTGCCCCAGCGTCCCAGGTTGTTCGGGTTGATCGGCACGGGCCGCGCGAAGCCGAAGCCCGCGATGAGCAGCAGCAGCGTGCCGAAGGGGTCGAGGTGCTTGAGGGGGTTGAGAGTGACTCGCCCGTAACGCCGGGGGGTGGAATCCCCCAGCCGGTCGGCCACCCAGGCGTGGGCGAACTCGTGGACGGTCAGCGAGAACACCAGCGCCAGCGCGATGATCAGGAACGCGACGGGGTTCGCGGAGAGGAGATTGAGCAGGCCCATAGAAGGGCATTCTAGGGTCCGGCGGGCGGACCGGATGACCCGTCGGGCGGGGGGGAGGAATTGCCGTGCAGGTAGGCAGTGAGGGCCGCCCGTTCTTCTTCCGGCGAGCGGACCTGTCCCGCCCGGCGCAGCGCGGCCAGGTGCGAGAGGGCCTGCCCCACCGCCGGACCGGGCGGCACCCCCAGCGCCACCACGTCCCGCCCGGTCAGGGCCGGGTAGGCGTCCGGGCGCAGTAGGGCGCGCAGCAGGGCTTCGGGGCTACCGGGCGTGGCCGGGGCGTCCGACAGCGCGCGGGCCAGCAGCGCGGCGGGCTTCTCACCCAGGCCCAGGCGGGCGGCCAGCGCGGCGGGTTCGGGGGACGCCGAGAGGAGGGCGGCAGCATAGGCCTGCGGCGGCACGGTCTGCCCCGCCGCCTGCCGCGCGTCCAGGGCTTCCAGCCGCGGGATGGCTCCGGAGGGCAGCAGCGCCCCCGCGCCCCAGTCCTCCAGCATGTGGGCCGCGCGTCCCGGTGCCGGTTCGTGCAGCAGCAGGCGCAGCTCGGCCTGAAGGCGGGGGGTGTGGTCGGCCAGCGCCAGCGCGTCCGGCACCTGGCGCAGCAGCTCGGGGTGGGCGGTCAGGCCCAGGCGGCCTGCCAGCCGTGCGCCGCGGACCAGGCGGCTGGCGTCCTCGTGCAGCGAATGCGGGTGCAGGGGCCGCAGGGTGCGGGCGTGCAGGTCCGCCAGGCCGCCCACCTCGTCCAGCAGGGTCACGCGGACGGCCGCGTGGATGGGCAGCGCCAGGGCATTCAGGCCGAAGTCGCGCCGCCGCAGGTCGTCTTGCAGGGTGCCGGGGGCGGGCACGGGATTGCCCCCCGGCACCGGGTAGCTCTCGCGCCGCGCCCGCACCAGGTCCACGTGCCGCCCGTCGGGCAACGTCACCGTGGCGTTGCCGAAGGCCGCATGCACCAGAAAGGGGAGGCCGGTCGCTGCCGCCAGTGCCCCCGCGTCCGCCCCCTCCACCACCACGTCGAGGTCGAGGGGCGTTTCTCCCAGCAGGGCGTCACGGACCGCGCCGCCGACCAGGGCCACCCGCGCGCCCGGCCCGGCCCGCTGCGTGAGGTCCTTCAGCCAGTCGCGGTCCTCGGGCCGGAGGTGCGCCCAGGCCTGCTCGCCCAGGGCTGCCGCGCCGCCCCTCACCGGAAGGAACTGTCGTCCAGCGTCACCTTCACGTCGCGGCCCTGGCCGCCGCGCACGACGCGCAGCGTCACGCTGTCACCGGGTTGCTTGTCGATCAGGGCCGCCTGGAGGTCTTCGAGGGCGTCCACTGGCTGACCGTCGATGGCGGTGATCACGTCGCCTCCCACGGCGACGCGGCCACCGGGGAAGGCCTGCGCGGTCCCGCCGCGCAGGCCGGCCCGGGCGGCGGGGGTGTCCGGCCCCACCTGGCCCACCACCAGCCCCGTCTCGGGCAGGCGCAGTTCCCGCTTGCCCTCGGTGGTCAGGGCGCTGAGGCCCACCGGCACCGCCTGGCCCGGCCCCTGGACGATCAGGCCCGCCGTGATGCCCAGCCGGGGCGCGTAGACACTGCCGCCGTTCGCCTGCTGAAGCCGGGGCAGCAGGGTCTTGGCCGCGTTGATCGGGATGGCGAACCCCACGCCCGCGTTCTGGCCCACGCCGGTCGCCGCGCCCGCGGGCGAGAGAATCTGGGTGTTGATGCCGATCACGCGCCCGCCCGAATCCAGCAGCGGCCCCCCGCTGTTGCCGGGGTTGATGGCGGCGTCGGTCTGGATGGCCTTCTGGGTGATGCCCTCGCCCGAGCCGTTGCCCGAAAAGCCAATGGGAATCTGCCGGGCGGTGCTGCTTACGATGCCCTCGGTGACGCTGAAATCCAGCCCGAAGGGTGCGCCCATGGCGATGGCCTTTTGCCCGGCCCGCAGCGTGTCGCTGTCGCCCAGCGGAATCGGCTTGATCAGGCTCCTGTCCAGGCCGGAAGCGCGAATCAGCGCCAGGTCGTACTGCGGCGCGAGGCCGATCACGCGCGCGGGGACACTCTCCTCGCGGTTCATCACCCGGACGCGGATGGTGGCGGCTGGCCCCTGGCCGCCCTCACCCGCGACCACGTGGTAGTTGGTCAGGATGTCGCCCTGCTCGTTCACGAAAAAGCCGCTGCCCACGCCCTGCACCACCTGGGTCTGGTTCTCGCCACCGAACATCCAGCCCATCGGGTTGGGCTGCATCACCTGCTGCTCGGTGCTGATGTACACCAGCCCCGGCTCGTAGCGCCGCACGATGTCCATCGTGTTCTGCTCGTTTTGCAGCCGCGCCCCGGCCTCGACGGCCAGGGGAGAGGTCGGGGTGGCCGTGCCGGTCTGCGCCCCCGAAACGGGCACCTGATCCCGCAGCAGGGTGGCCCCCAGCCCCAGGCCCACCAGCACCAGGACAGCGGCGAGGATCGGTCGTTTCATGGGGGCATTATTCCAGCCCGTGGGCCGGGGCGTGCGGGGGCGGCGGGCGAGTTCGTTCATCCGCGGCCCAGCCCACCGACCTGCCGGCCCCCCATACCCGATACAGCGGGCGGGAAGGTCATTTCCCTCCCGCCCGCTGTGTGATGGTGTGCTGTGGTGTGCCTACGCCTGGGCGCGCTCGCGCTGGGCGTCCAGGCTGGCGATCTCGCCCGGCGTGATCTGGTAATGCTCGCCGCACCAGTGGCAGATGATCTCCTGGCCGCCCTCGTCGCGCATCTCCTGGCGCTCGGCGGGGCCGAAAAAGCGCAGGCTCTCCAGCGCGCGCTCACGCGAGCAGCGGCACTGGAAACGGGCGGGCTGCGCTTCCGGGGCCAGCACCAGGTCGAGGCCCGCGGCGGCGGCCTGGAGGGTTTCGAGCAGGCTCCCGCGGCGCAGGTGGTCGGTGATCTGCCCCATGCCGCGAATGTTCGCTTCCAGCCGGGCGAGCGTCTCCTCGGTCACACCGGGCATGGCCTGCACCAGCAGCCCGCCCGCGCGGTGAACCCGCCCGCCTTCCTCGTACACGCCCAGCAGCACGGCATTCGGAATCTGCTCGGACACGCCCAGGTAGGTGCTGACATCCTCGGCGATCTCGCCGCTCGCCAGGCGCACGCTGCCGGTGTACGGCTCGCCGTTGTCCAGCAGGCGGGTCACGGCCAGCTCGCCGTCGGTGCCCACGATGCCGCTCACGTCCAGCTTGCCGTCGCTGGCGCGCACCGGCAGGTCGGCCCCAGGTTCGCGCACGTAGCCGCGCACCCTCCCGTCGGCGCTGCCCTCGGCCACGATCCAGCCCACCGGGCCGCCGCCCTGAATCCGCAGGGTCACGCGGCTGTCGCTCTTTTTGCCCAGCACGACGGCCAGCAGGGCACTCGCGGCCAGGGCGCGCCCCAGCGCCGCCGTCGCCGTCTTGCTGAGGTGGTGGCGCAGCCGGGCGTCCTCGACGATCTGCGTGGCGTCGATGCCCACGAAGCGCAGGGTGCCTCCCGCCGCCGTGCCACGCAGCAGGAAGGAGTTCGGGCGAGCGTCTGAAGTCATTAGGAAACCTTACAGCAAGGCACTCAAGGACGGTGTGGGAGGCCTCTCAATCGGGGGCCTGCCACGGCCTGAGAAAAATGAACCCTGCTGGACCGCCCGCGCGCCGGGGCCAGCGGGAAAGACTCCGAGCTGGCAGGCACTCAGGCTGACCCGGGCCTGTTCCGAGCAGCCGCGGCTTTTGAACCAACTCGGACGAAACTCTCATAATTGGACCCTAGCCTGGGGCTGTTTCCCTGACGGGAAGGGCGGGCCGGGTCGCTGCCGGGAGCCGAGGCTCTCTCCGAACTGGCATGGCCGCTAGGCTTCTTGACTCGGCGCGGATGGCTTTCATCCGGCCCGGCTCGGCGCTCTGCCCGCTATTTCTTGAGTCCCACGAGGAGCCATTCATGACGATTCACCACCGCCGTCCCCTGGGCCTGCTGGCCCTGACCACCCTGGCGCTGACGCTGGCCGCCTGTGACAAGCCCAATGCCAACACCACCAGCACGGACACCACCACGACCAGCACCGACACGACGGCCTCCACCTCCGGAGCGGGCAGCACGGGCGCTGCCGCGGGCGGCGACCGCTCGATTCTGGTCGTGCAGGAAAGCTCGGACATCCCCACCCTGGACCCCGGCACCAGCTACGACACCGGCAGCGGCCAGATCGTGGAAAACCTCTACGAGACGCTCCTGACCTACAAGGGGGGCAGCCTCTCGGAGCTGGAACCGCTGCTCGCCACCAAGTGGGACGTCAGCAACGGGGGGAAGACCTACCGCTTCACCCTGCGTGACGGCGTGAAGTTCCACACCGGCAACCCCTTCAAGTGCGCCGACGCCGAGTACACTTTCCGCCGCAACCTGGTCACCAACACCAGCAGCAGCGGCAACTGGTTCCTCTCGGAAAGCCTGCTGGGCACCCCCAGCAATGCCAACGACGACAAGAGCATCACCTGGGACAAGATCGCGAACGCCGTCAAGTGCGACGGCGAGACGCTGGTGTTCACGCTCCCGCAGACCGACCCGGCCTTCCTGGCGAAGCTGGCCTACGCGGGCCAGGGCATCGTGGACAGCGCGCACGCCAAGGAGATCGGCGAGTGGGACGGCACGGAAGCCACCTGGCAGGCCGCGGTGGGCAAGGACCTGACCGACAGCGCGCTCTCGCGCAACCCCAGCGGCACCGGGGCCTACCGCTTCGTGAGCCGCGACGCCAACAACTTCCGCGCCCAGGCCTTTAACGACTACTGGGGCGACAAGGCCAAGATCACGAACGTGGTGATTCAGAAGGTGCCCGAACTGGCCGCCCGCCAGCAGGCCTTCCTGCGCGGCGACGCCGACCTGATCGAGGCCGGGACCCGTGCCAACATCGAGGCGCAGCTCAAGGGCAAGCCCGGCGTGGTGATTCTGGACGACCTGCCCAACACCACCGCGAGCGGCCTCGCGATGAACCAGAACATCCAGGCCAAGGATCGCCTGGGCAGCGGCAAGCTCGACGGTCAGGGCATTCCCGCCAACTTCTTCAGCGACGCCGACGTGCGCCGGGCCTTCGTGTCCTCCTTCGACGTGGACACCTACATCAAGCAGGTGCAAAACGGGATGGGCAAGGCGCGCAACTTCCTGCTGCCCGATTCCTTCCCCGGCTACAACCCCGAGGTCGCCGCGCCCAAGTTCGACCTCGCCGCCGCCAAGGCCGCCTTCCAGAAGGCCTGGGGTGGGCAGGTCTGGCAAAACGGCTTCACGGTCAACGCGACCTACCGCGCGGGCAGCCAGGGCGCGCAGACCGCCATGGAAATCCTGAAGAAGAACATCGAGTCGCTGAACCCCAAGTTCCGGGTGAACATCCAGCCCA includes the following:
- the guaB gene encoding IMP dehydrogenase, which produces MSAPVSPAHPPAPEAASTPQTDRFAYKFGQEGITFDDVLLQPRHSTVLPHEVNVEAQLTRRVRLNIPFVSAAMDTVTETAMAVAMAREGGIGVLHKNMSIDAQAEMVRKVKRSESGMIVDPITLPPSATVGDADRLMGEYKISGVPITDPAGKLLGIITNRDMRFVDDLATPVADVMTREDLVTVPVGTTLEAAQEMFKRHRIEKLLVTDEAGFLRGLITIKDLTKRVKYPRAAKDSLGRLRVAAAIGVSADLMDRAGALVAAGADVLVLDSAHGHSQGILNALTRVKETFDVDVIAGNIATRAGARDLIAAGADAVKVGIGPGSICTTRVVTGVGVPQITAIFEAAEAALEAGIPIIADGGIKQTGDVPKAIAAGASAVMMGSMLAGTDEAPGELVLRDGRRYKSYRGMGSLGAMDQGSSDRYFQSGSRKFVPEGIEGIIAYKGTAGEVIYQFVGGLRSSMGYCGAPDLPTLRGTAQFVRITGASLVESHPHGVTITKEAPNYGGR
- the trhA gene encoding PAQR family membrane homeostasis protein TrhA, producing the protein MKRLLTAPREPVNALTHWGGALAALIVLGPLLWWADTRGLHLWPFLVFGLSMVALYAASASYHSFRPGERGLLWLRKLDHAGIFLLIAGSYTPIAYYGLDGLWRDVVLWVIWGIAAAGIALKVLTMRLPRWVSTLLYLGMGWLALAFLPQLARNLPPAAIFWLAVGGVLYSIGAVIYGTKRWNPRPGFGFHEIWHLFVLGGTGAHVAMMFHLR
- a CDS encoding site-2 protease family protein codes for the protein MGLLNLLSANPVAFLIIALALVFSLTVHEFAHAWVADRLGDSTPRRYGRVTLNPLKHLDPFGTLLLLIAGFGFARPVPINPNNLGRWGTFWVAAAGPISNLLLALITALLMRVFAGNGLAISILGIVLGINVVLAVFNLIPIPLLDGSRILGALVPSLGRSLAQFEAQPFSFLIVMAFIYLARGPIGNIIASVQNWVERTVGV
- a CDS encoding CCA tRNA nucleotidyltransferase; this translates as MRGGAAALGEQAWAHLRPEDRDWLKDLTQRAGPGARVALVGGAVRDALLGETPLDLDVVVEGADAGALAAATGLPFLVHAAFGNATVTLPDGRHVDLVRARRESYPVPGGNPVPAPGTLQDDLRRRDFGLNALALPIHAAVRVTLLDEVGGLADLHARTLRPLHPHSLHEDASRLVRGARLAGRLGLTAHPELLRQVPDALALADHTPRLQAELRLLLHEPAPGRAAHMLEDWGAGALLPSGAIPRLEALDARQAAGQTVPPQAYAAALLSASPEPAALAARLGLGEKPAALLARALSDAPATPGSPEALLRALLRPDAYPALTGRDVVALGVPPGPAVGQALSHLAALRRAGQVRSPEEERAALTAYLHGNSSPPPDGSSGPPAGP
- a CDS encoding S1C family serine protease, yielding MKRPILAAVLVLVGLGLGATLLRDQVPVSGAQTGTATPTSPLAVEAGARLQNEQNTMDIVRRYEPGLVYISTEQQVMQPNPMGWMFGGENQTQVVQGVGSGFFVNEQGDILTNYHVVAGEGGQGPAATIRVRVMNREESVPARVIGLAPQYDLALIRASGLDRSLIKPIPLGDSDTLRAGQKAIAMGAPFGLDFSVTEGIVSSTARQIPIGFSGNGSGEGITQKAIQTDAAINPGNSGGPLLDSGGRVIGINTQILSPAGAATGVGQNAGVGFAIPINAAKTLLPRLQQANGGSVYAPRLGITAGLIVQGPGQAVPVGLSALTTEGKRELRLPETGLVVGQVGPDTPAARAGLRGGTAQAFPGGRVAVGGDVITAIDGQPVDALEDLQAALIDKQPGDSVTLRVVRGGQGRDVKVTLDDSSFR
- the hslO gene encoding Hsp33 family molecular chaperone HslO; the protein is MTSDARPNSFLLRGTAAGGTLRFVGIDATQIVEDARLRHHLSKTATAALGRALAASALLAVVLGKKSDSRVTLRIQGGGPVGWIVAEGSADGRVRGYVREPGADLPVRASDGKLDVSGIVGTDGELAVTRLLDNGEPYTGSVRLASGEIAEDVSTYLGVSEQIPNAVLLGVYEEGGRVHRAGGLLVQAMPGVTEETLARLEANIRGMGQITDHLRRGSLLETLQAAAAGLDLVLAPEAQPARFQCRCSRERALESLRFFGPAERQEMRDEGGQEIICHWCGEHYQITPGEIASLDAQRERAQA
- a CDS encoding ABC transporter substrate-binding protein; translated protein: MTIHHRRPLGLLALTTLALTLAACDKPNANTTSTDTTTTSTDTTASTSGAGSTGAAAGGDRSILVVQESSDIPTLDPGTSYDTGSGQIVENLYETLLTYKGGSLSELEPLLATKWDVSNGGKTYRFTLRDGVKFHTGNPFKCADAEYTFRRNLVTNTSSSGNWFLSESLLGTPSNANDDKSITWDKIANAVKCDGETLVFTLPQTDPAFLAKLAYAGQGIVDSAHAKEIGEWDGTEATWQAAVGKDLTDSALSRNPSGTGAYRFVSRDANNFRAQAFNDYWGDKAKITNVVIQKVPELAARQQAFLRGDADLIEAGTRANIEAQLKGKPGVVILDDLPNTTASGLAMNQNIQAKDRLGSGKLDGQGIPANFFSDADVRRAFVSSFDVDTYIKQVQNGMGKARNFLLPDSFPGYNPEVAAPKFDLAAAKAAFQKAWGGQVWQNGFTVNATYRAGSQGAQTAMEILKKNIESLNPKFRVNIQPKQWSEILQDADKGREALVVTAWAPDYADPDNFVSTFYSSQGFYHPRVGFKDPQIDSWIQEARSTTDAERRNQLYTQIAERARDQAYYILMPSSPAILPYRDNLQGFSKDDYNPMLSFSTFGTGTHWKDLSKS